A single region of the Syntrophorhabdaceae bacterium genome encodes:
- a CDS encoding efflux transporter outer membrane subunit, with protein sequence MKRIPILIIIILCAAGCAVGPDYKRPDIDVPQSYRYEPGQAAETANTQWWKHFNDPVLDLLIAEALAHNRDVKIAVANIEAAQGILMTTRSALFPQVDYTGSALRQRLSRNAPIPEPEKNPFTNLQVFAGASWEIDLWGRIRRLSEAAKANLLATEEARRGVILSLVAEVSSSYVQLRALDEQLEISKRTLATYGDSVRIFELQQKYGQVSKITVEQARSQYETAAVQIPQIETQIALTENALSILLGRNPGPIARGKVLGDLLSPAIPAGLPSQLLERRPDILQAEQNLIAANAQIGAARALYFPSISLTGALGVLSTDTWNLFRGPSTIWNYGGSITGPIFTAGNIAGQVATVTAGQKAALESYVQTIQKAFADVENALVSRQKLGEQSMAEERRVAAYREYARLARLKYVGGYTSYLEVLYSETQLFPAELSLVQARASTLIAVSNIYKAMGGGWVTAADEMTEPSGKD encoded by the coding sequence ATGAAGCGGATTCCGATCCTCATTATAATTATCCTTTGTGCGGCCGGCTGCGCCGTGGGTCCGGATTATAAGCGTCCCGACATCGATGTTCCTCAGTCCTACAGGTACGAGCCGGGGCAGGCGGCCGAGACGGCCAACACCCAGTGGTGGAAACACTTCAACGACCCGGTACTCGACCTGCTTATCGCGGAAGCTCTCGCCCACAACAGGGACGTGAAGATTGCCGTTGCCAACATTGAGGCGGCCCAGGGTATCCTTATGACTACCCGTTCGGCCCTTTTCCCCCAGGTAGACTATACGGGAAGCGCCCTTCGCCAGCGCCTCTCGCGGAATGCCCCGATTCCTGAGCCGGAGAAGAACCCGTTTACGAACCTGCAGGTTTTCGCGGGCGCGAGCTGGGAAATAGACCTCTGGGGGCGCATCCGGCGCCTGAGTGAGGCGGCGAAGGCTAACCTGCTCGCCACGGAAGAGGCCCGGCGAGGAGTTATTCTTTCTCTTGTAGCCGAGGTATCGTCTTCTTATGTTCAGCTGCGCGCCCTCGACGAGCAGCTGGAGATTTCGAAGCGCACCCTCGCAACATACGGCGACTCCGTAAGGATATTCGAGCTTCAGCAAAAGTACGGGCAAGTTTCGAAGATAACCGTGGAGCAGGCGCGATCGCAATACGAAACTGCGGCGGTGCAGATCCCGCAGATCGAGACCCAGATAGCGCTGACAGAGAACGCCCTCTCGATCCTGCTCGGACGAAACCCGGGCCCCATCGCGCGGGGCAAGGTCCTTGGCGACCTTTTAAGTCCTGCAATACCCGCAGGGCTCCCGTCCCAGCTCCTCGAGAGGCGTCCCGATATCCTCCAGGCCGAGCAGAACCTCATTGCAGCCAACGCGCAGATAGGGGCAGCAAGGGCACTCTACTTCCCGTCGATCTCTCTTACGGGCGCCTTAGGTGTTTTGAGCACCGACACATGGAACCTTTTTCGGGGGCCGAGCACTATCTGGAACTACGGCGGCTCCATTACAGGCCCCATCTTTACCGCCGGCAACATTGCCGGACAGGTGGCGACCGTGACGGCGGGCCAGAAGGCGGCCCTTGAATCCTACGTGCAGACGATCCAGAAAGCCTTTGCCGACGTGGAGAATGCCCTGGTATCCCGTCAGAAGCTGGGAGAGCAGTCCATGGCTGAAGAGAGGCGGGTGGCCGCATACAGGGAGTATGCCCGCCTTGCCCGACTCAAGTATGTCGGAGGCTACACATCGTACCTTGAAGTGCTCTATTCGGAGACCCAGCTTTTTCCGGCGGAGTTGAGCCTGGTGCAGGCCCGGGCAAGCACCCTCATAGCCGTTTCGAACATCTACAAGGCCATGGGGGGCGGCTGGGTCACTGCGGCGGATGAAATGACGGAACCTTCCGGCAAGGACTAG
- a CDS encoding ABC transporter permease, with translation MKTKEIETDGLNSGSAGLTFSDIPQGTLVIGLTGVWTTETSQPPLEDVESRVSAVPSATKVIFDTRSLTDWDSSFLTFLLGVREICERKGIAVETDGLPEGARRLLKLALAVPERVGAKKGAGKEPIMSRIGGSTLKFVAGLGEVMDFLGDAGVSVVRLLMGRATLRWSDILLFLQESGSQALPIVSLISLLVGLILAFVGAIQLQTFGAQIYVADLVGIAMVRVMGAIMTGIIMAGRTGAAYAAQLGTMQVNEEIDAMKTLGVTPMEFLVLPRMLALTVMMPLLCIYSDIMGILGGMIVGVAMLDLNPIVYLNQTKAALNLTNVWIGLFHGAVFGVLVALSGCLRGMQCERSASAVGYAATSAVVTGIVSIIVATAIITIVCNVLGF, from the coding sequence GTGAAAACCAAAGAAATAGAAACCGACGGTCTGAATAGCGGGTCCGCGGGGCTCACCTTCTCCGATATTCCGCAAGGAACCCTCGTCATCGGGCTGACCGGTGTCTGGACAACGGAAACGTCCCAACCTCCCCTTGAAGACGTGGAGAGCCGGGTGAGCGCGGTTCCATCGGCCACAAAAGTTATTTTCGATACCAGGTCGCTCACCGACTGGGACAGCAGCTTCCTCACCTTCCTTCTGGGCGTGAGGGAAATATGCGAGCGCAAGGGCATCGCTGTTGAAACGGACGGCCTTCCCGAAGGCGCGCGGCGACTTCTGAAACTCGCCCTCGCCGTGCCTGAAAGGGTCGGCGCAAAGAAGGGGGCAGGGAAAGAGCCGATCATGTCGAGGATCGGCGGCTCAACCCTTAAGTTCGTTGCAGGTCTGGGCGAAGTGATGGATTTCCTGGGTGATGCGGGTGTTTCAGTGGTTCGCCTGCTCATGGGCAGGGCCACTCTACGGTGGTCCGATATCCTGCTGTTCCTCCAGGAAAGCGGATCGCAGGCATTGCCCATAGTATCCCTGATCAGCCTTCTCGTGGGACTTATCCTCGCCTTTGTGGGCGCCATACAGCTTCAGACCTTCGGCGCCCAGATCTACGTGGCAGATCTCGTAGGCATTGCCATGGTGCGGGTAATGGGCGCCATCATGACGGGGATTATCATGGCGGGACGAACGGGCGCAGCTTATGCCGCCCAGCTCGGAACCATGCAGGTAAACGAGGAGATTGACGCTATGAAGACCCTGGGCGTAACTCCTATGGAATTCCTTGTCCTGCCCAGAATGCTGGCCCTCACTGTAATGATGCCTCTCCTCTGTATCTATTCGGATATCATGGGTATTCTCGGGGGCATGATAGTCGGCGTCGCCATGCTTGACCTCAACCCCATCGTCTACCTCAATCAGACGAAGGCGGCGTTGAACCTCACCAACGTATGGATCGGCCTCTTTCATGGCGCCGTGTTCGGAGTCCTGGTAGCCCTCTCTGGCTGCCTGAGAGGCATGCAGTGCGAACGGAGCGCATCGGCGGTCGGGTATGCGGCCACTTCGGCTGTGGTGACTGGCATTGTAAGCATTATAGTCGCCACTGCGATCATCACGATTGTGTGTAATGTACTCGGGTTCTGA
- a CDS encoding ATP-binding cassette domain-containing protein produces the protein MDERAVIEVKGLNMGYGSFILMRDLNFTINRGDIFIIMGGSGCGKSTLLKILVGLKEPSAGQVLYGGVDFWKMDPPERQQFMKRFGILYQSGALWSSMTLAENVALPLELYTTLRPPQIRKIVSLKMALVGLAGFEDFYPSEISGGMKKRAGLARAMALDPDILFFDEPSAGLDPVSARLLDDLILELRDSLGATVVIVTHELASIFAIGNNSVFLDVESRTMTAHGDPKRLLAESTDRRVRNFLTRGEVDNPTINREVKTL, from the coding sequence ATGGACGAAAGGGCGGTAATTGAAGTAAAGGGCCTCAACATGGGCTACGGGAGTTTTATTCTTATGCGGGACCTCAATTTCACGATCAACCGCGGAGATATATTCATCATCATGGGGGGCAGCGGGTGCGGCAAGAGCACGCTCCTCAAGATACTCGTGGGGCTGAAAGAGCCTTCTGCCGGGCAGGTCCTTTATGGCGGCGTGGACTTCTGGAAGATGGACCCCCCCGAGCGCCAGCAGTTCATGAAGCGTTTCGGAATACTCTACCAGAGCGGCGCGTTGTGGAGCTCCATGACCCTGGCGGAAAATGTGGCCCTCCCTCTGGAGTTGTATACGACCCTTCGGCCTCCCCAGATTCGCAAAATCGTTTCCCTTAAAATGGCCCTCGTGGGCCTTGCAGGTTTCGAGGATTTCTATCCCTCGGAGATCAGCGGCGGTATGAAAAAAAGGGCGGGATTGGCCCGGGCTATGGCGCTCGATCCCGATATCCTGTTTTTTGACGAGCCCTCCGCCGGCCTAGACCCGGTAAGCGCAAGGCTCCTCGATGACCTTATCCTGGAGCTTCGGGACAGCCTCGGGGCCACGGTGGTAATTGTGACCCATGAACTGGCAAGCATCTTTGCCATCGGGAACAACTCGGTGTTCCTCGATGTTGAATCGAGGACCATGACGGCCCACGGTGATCCGAAGCGGCTCCTCGCCGAATCTACCGACCGCAGGGTACGGAATTTTCTCACCAGGGGAGAAGTCGATAACCCCACAATAAATCGAGAGGTTAAAACCTTATGA